In Paenibacillus guangzhouensis, a single window of DNA contains:
- a CDS encoding glycosyltransferase family 4 protein: MSKLEIIYVLEVIGLAGGIKNVLEQANRLHDAGMKVQVFALDQHPNWYPLKVPVRSFPNYPAMLKELKQINAIKIATWWKTLPTVWYSCDPNQGGTGVPLYLVQDIEESYYPQSPEMQARVLETYRAPVNILTIANWTTNQLLERFQKQATNISIAVDQDIYKPNRTHDYDPFRVLACSRKSQHLKGFQVTVQAMKLVMRHVRQASMVTFGTERPHLFGIPTMHFSHQDDPGVAYLYANCGVFVQTSMHEGFGLPILEAMACGAPVVTTKAEGNEEFCKDGWNCVLVEKGDIEAVARGIIRVLTDRGFAEYIAKNGLETAKTYNWTEVMHRLQHTLRQFGA; this comes from the coding sequence ATGAGTAAACTTGAAATTATCTATGTGCTAGAAGTAATCGGTCTTGCCGGCGGCATTAAGAATGTCCTCGAGCAAGCGAACCGACTGCACGATGCCGGCATGAAAGTACAGGTGTTTGCGCTTGACCAACACCCGAACTGGTATCCATTGAAAGTCCCGGTACGAAGTTTTCCGAACTACCCTGCGATGCTGAAGGAATTAAAGCAAATAAATGCAATTAAAATCGCTACTTGGTGGAAAACTCTCCCCACGGTCTGGTACAGTTGCGACCCAAACCAAGGCGGAACTGGCGTCCCGCTCTACCTCGTGCAAGATATAGAGGAAAGCTATTACCCACAATCACCAGAAATGCAGGCTAGAGTGCTAGAAACCTATCGAGCACCCGTGAATATATTGACCATTGCGAACTGGACGACAAATCAGCTGTTGGAGCGGTTCCAGAAACAAGCGACCAACATCTCTATTGCCGTGGACCAAGATATTTACAAACCGAATCGTACCCACGATTATGATCCATTTCGCGTGCTCGCCTGCAGCCGTAAAAGTCAACATTTGAAAGGATTCCAAGTTACAGTCCAAGCGATGAAACTCGTCATGCGACATGTTCGACAGGCATCTATGGTAACATTTGGCACCGAGAGGCCTCACCTATTCGGCATACCTACGATGCATTTCTCACATCAGGATGACCCTGGCGTTGCCTACCTCTATGCCAATTGTGGCGTGTTCGTTCAGACTTCCATGCATGAAGGATTCGGGCTTCCAATTCTGGAAGCGATGGCCTGCGGAGCACCGGTCGTAACTACCAAAGCGGAAGGCAATGAGGAATTCTGCAAAGACGGATGGAACTGCGTGCTAGTTGAAAAAGGTGATATCGAAGCTGTAGCACGAGGCATCATCCGTGTGCTAACAGACCGGGGGTTTGCCGAGTATATAGCGAAGAACGGTCTGGAAACGGCTAAGACCTACAACTGGACCGAGGTTATGCATCGATTACAGCACACGCTTCGCCAATTTGGCGCCTAA
- a CDS encoding glycosyltransferase family 2 protein, with amino-acid sequence MISVIIPTFNQVDLVKQCYHSFIQTVSETPYEIIIVDDGSPSHIQQALKEWANTASIKCILKPSNSGFSATVNAGIREAQGQYVLLVNNDIVFHEQGWLAPMIHTIQSTPKVGIVGARLLYSNHTIQHGGVYYSGRGNFDHRYRFLPGNHPPALAVEDANAVTGALMLIHKELFQHIGMMSEEYYIAYEDIDLCYRAKQHGWRVIYCGTANAIHLEGQTRGTTPANKNPYWRRKELESKNTFWSKWMGVRF; translated from the coding sequence ATGATCAGTGTCATTATCCCAACCTTCAATCAAGTTGACTTGGTGAAACAATGTTATCACAGCTTCATACAGACCGTATCGGAAACACCTTATGAAATCATCATTGTAGATGACGGAAGTCCAAGTCACATTCAGCAGGCTTTAAAAGAATGGGCTAATACTGCGTCGATCAAGTGCATTCTTAAACCGTCTAACAGCGGATTTAGCGCTACGGTGAATGCCGGGATCCGAGAAGCCCAGGGACAGTACGTACTCCTCGTTAACAATGACATCGTCTTCCATGAGCAGGGTTGGCTTGCCCCCATGATTCATACGATCCAATCGACACCAAAGGTTGGGATTGTAGGTGCAAGACTTCTCTACTCGAATCATACGATACAGCACGGAGGCGTCTACTATTCGGGCAGGGGAAATTTCGATCACCGCTACCGCTTCCTTCCGGGTAATCATCCTCCTGCACTTGCTGTTGAAGATGCTAATGCTGTTACCGGAGCGCTTATGCTGATCCATAAGGAACTGTTTCAGCACATCGGTATGATGTCCGAAGAATATTACATTGCTTATGAAGATATTGATTTGTGTTACCGTGCGAAACAGCATGGCTGGAGAGTTATATACTGCGGTACTGCCAATGCCATACACTTGGAAGGCCAAACGCGAGGCACGACACCCGCCAATAAAAATCCTTACTGGCGTAGAAAGGAACTGGAGTCGAAAAATACGTTTTGGTCTAAATGGATGGGGGTTCGATTCTAA
- a CDS encoding glycosyltransferase family 4 protein, translating into MENLPFINNIGTMFEPTGYAKANRHIISEWIQHGVRVRYTPIHHEVVRVPLGNEQESLLNSLVYTPLPERHLSFFHYPAAYFTRRDSSYCIGMTMFECSRIPITWSKRCNMMDEIWVPSEFNRVTFIKSGVLPHKIRVMPYGVDTSMFTPGKAPLSIPGQRSYSFLSVCSFDGRKGIDTLVSAFLEEFTASEDVCLIIKTRASSEDEIAVQQKYIEQIASSIGVQDIAHVILLSSVQSWTEEELAALYNSANCYVLPTRGEGWSLTVMEAMATGLPVITTNWSAHLDFLNETNGYMISVQGFVHASSNNPRLLWAIPNKNHLKQLIRYVYTHPNEAAMKAQAGRQTITQRYSWKHSAANMLHRLLEISR; encoded by the coding sequence ATGGAAAATCTACCGTTCATCAACAATATTGGGACTATGTTTGAACCGACAGGGTATGCCAAGGCAAACCGACATATCATATCAGAATGGATTCAGCACGGCGTTCGAGTTCGTTATACGCCAATACATCATGAAGTGGTTAGAGTTCCTCTTGGCAATGAGCAGGAATCGCTTCTTAACTCGCTGGTATACACCCCGCTTCCCGAGCGTCATCTTTCGTTTTTCCATTATCCTGCAGCTTACTTTACGAGAAGAGACTCATCGTATTGCATCGGCATGACCATGTTTGAATGCAGTCGAATCCCGATTACTTGGTCCAAACGATGCAATATGATGGATGAAATTTGGGTCCCTTCTGAATTTAACCGTGTAACCTTTATCAAGAGCGGGGTCCTGCCGCATAAAATTCGAGTGATGCCATACGGTGTGGATACGTCCATGTTCACCCCTGGCAAAGCCCCCTTATCGATACCAGGCCAACGCAGTTATTCTTTTCTAAGCGTCTGTTCCTTTGATGGACGTAAAGGGATTGATACGCTGGTCTCTGCATTTCTCGAAGAATTCACAGCTTCCGAAGACGTCTGCCTCATCATCAAAACACGCGCATCTTCGGAAGACGAAATCGCGGTACAACAGAAGTACATTGAACAAATCGCTTCGAGCATCGGAGTTCAAGACATTGCTCACGTCATATTGCTGTCCTCCGTCCAAAGCTGGACGGAAGAAGAGCTTGCAGCACTCTATAATAGCGCCAACTGTTATGTCCTTCCAACGCGTGGAGAAGGTTGGAGTCTAACCGTTATGGAAGCGATGGCGACGGGACTTCCTGTCATTACGACAAATTGGTCAGCCCATCTCGATTTTCTCAATGAAACAAACGGTTACATGATTTCTGTCCAAGGGTTCGTACATGCAAGTTCAAACAATCCTCGCTTACTCTGGGCCATTCCAAATAAAAATCATCTTAAGCAGTTAATACGTTATGTCTATACCCATCCAAACGAAGCAGCGATGAAGGCACAAGCCGGTAGACAAACCATTACGCAGCGTTATTCATGGAAACATAGCGCCGCGAACATGCTTCATCGATTGCTCGAAATTTCAAGGTAA
- a CDS encoding DUF7852 domain-containing protein — translation MKKSQIRPWYCMKNTKVWKSSKIKSCQVTVRKEDQSIGKTNSTITWIPVKKAKKRKKNRVECKGAFIPSLAVHKLCKSITAPSKRSCYRKKSKKKVYKSKIKKRRIPKYMALSQNSFPSSPTVPPAALNVITPDFGRPATNLVVPTSSPSDLSMQEPLAIAPEIPPGHPSPATVPFIESFVRTTNAFHQPVYIQAPKILAKIKVPVCIHAEVSFDHPVLEIMRESESVVLNECHLVAIHTQDCFVNEGKLFIEGCIVTNMEYAAAEVLSDQGIRGDIYHTSARIPFTCCTHINFNEGNEPVLAAQGNASSLFINSKHQGPEPHLNYFSNQAVYNQQPYCELVSYTIDELVQGKGMVRSDECCGEKTFKVLTKHIVLHLMIEVLQVQQVQLDCQKLL, via the coding sequence ATGAAGAAGAGTCAGATTAGACCTTGGTATTGTATGAAGAATACAAAAGTATGGAAGAGCAGCAAAATAAAATCATGCCAAGTAACGGTAAGAAAAGAGGATCAATCGATTGGCAAGACAAATTCTACGATTACATGGATCCCCGTAAAAAAAGCAAAAAAAAGAAAAAAGAATCGTGTAGAATGCAAAGGAGCTTTTATTCCGTCCCTAGCTGTTCATAAGTTATGTAAGTCTATTACTGCTCCCTCAAAGCGTTCATGTTACCGAAAAAAATCAAAGAAGAAAGTCTATAAATCCAAAATAAAAAAGAGACGTATACCTAAGTATATGGCTTTAAGCCAGAATTCGTTCCCGAGTTCTCCTACAGTTCCACCTGCAGCTTTGAACGTTATAACCCCCGACTTTGGAAGGCCTGCAACCAATCTTGTTGTGCCAACAAGTTCGCCGTCAGATCTGAGCATGCAGGAACCGTTGGCTATAGCGCCTGAAATCCCTCCTGGTCATCCTAGTCCTGCAACCGTTCCATTCATAGAGTCCTTTGTTCGGACAACTAACGCTTTCCACCAACCTGTTTATATTCAAGCCCCCAAAATTCTTGCCAAAATCAAGGTTCCCGTCTGCATTCACGCAGAGGTTTCTTTTGATCACCCTGTATTGGAAATCATGCGGGAATCCGAAAGCGTGGTTCTCAACGAATGTCATTTGGTGGCCATTCACACTCAAGATTGCTTCGTTAATGAAGGAAAATTATTTATTGAGGGATGTATTGTGACGAACATGGAGTATGCTGCGGCTGAAGTATTGTCAGACCAAGGAATTAGAGGAGATATCTATCATACTTCGGCGCGGATTCCTTTTACATGCTGCACTCATATCAACTTTAATGAAGGGAATGAGCCAGTTCTTGCAGCACAAGGAAACGCTTCATCTCTATTTATTAATTCGAAACATCAAGGACCTGAGCCGCATCTTAACTATTTCTCGAACCAAGCGGTATATAATCAACAGCCATATTGCGAGCTCGTCAGTTATACGATCGATGAGCTTGTACAAGGAAAAGGAATGGTAAGGTCTGATGAATGCTGCGGTGAGAAGACTTTCAAGGTACTAACGAAACATATTGTTCTGCATCTTATGATTGAAGTGTTGCAGGTTCAGCAAGTTCAATTGGACTGCCAGAAGCTATTGTAA
- a CDS encoding CsxC family protein, producing MYNDHKEHKEMPKPHKSDCRVKSETLSESMNVDRTPRNTIKVPVVLAEPEIQFCVESTIWLDKPALEIKRVLKDVFIDQCRLVATDICHETNTVNRGKLFIFGHIRKNIEFAAVDHESHPGDCVHGNIRHNTVCVDFEACTPIDFTHASFKPDLAPINKKSFEFLDKDGDSPNLKIKQFHNEVFYNELPFCELVSARFDEIDFGFKKHEKHHHGEGCGHDGDWDDKKVDCDLDNTFQKVKEKIVLHVTVKLLQIQQVQIC from the coding sequence ATGTATAATGACCACAAAGAGCACAAGGAAATGCCAAAACCACACAAATCCGATTGTCGAGTGAAAAGTGAAACTCTATCGGAAAGCATGAACGTAGATAGAACACCGCGTAATACGATTAAAGTTCCAGTCGTATTGGCAGAACCAGAAATTCAATTCTGTGTTGAGAGCACGATTTGGCTGGATAAACCAGCACTCGAAATCAAACGCGTTCTGAAAGATGTATTCATCGATCAATGTCGTTTGGTAGCAACAGACATCTGCCATGAGACTAACACAGTGAACAGAGGTAAACTATTTATTTTTGGTCATATTCGTAAAAATATTGAATTTGCAGCTGTCGACCATGAATCCCATCCTGGCGATTGCGTTCATGGTAACATCCGCCACAATACGGTCTGTGTCGATTTCGAAGCATGCACACCAATCGATTTTACCCATGCTTCCTTCAAACCGGATCTTGCGCCAATTAATAAAAAATCATTCGAATTTTTGGATAAAGACGGCGACAGCCCGAATTTGAAGATCAAACAGTTCCATAATGAAGTTTTCTACAATGAACTTCCATTCTGCGAGCTTGTAAGTGCTAGATTTGACGAAATTGATTTTGGCTTCAAGAAACATGAGAAACACCATCATGGAGAAGGTTGTGGTCATGATGGCGATTGGGATGATAAAAAAGTTGATTGCGATTTGGATAACACATTCCAAAAAGTGAAAGAAAAAATCGTCCTTCATGTTACTGTTAAATTGTTGCAAATTCAACAAGTACAAATTTGCTAA
- a CDS encoding glycosyltransferase family 4 protein, translated as MGPVFDMSGYGNVSRNYIKALESAGIPVFIHSTGGNHAQISHETRQWLQQVSTTELGDRVIFVRHGLPELFDQHIPVPNVVRNVGITLFETDRIPASWVALCNKMDEIWVPSQFNHKTFAQSGVLPYKLKVVPYAIDISVFDPERSYLKYHIPGIMPSFVFTYIFGFDFRKGYDLLIQAFCEEFAPYENVMLILKVYIHSNHSSEYVMAEIASNIPPERYQKQIIIVLESQSHDQLISLYRSTDVYISMDRASGWGMPVMEAMALGIPTIAIRWGGAVEFMNDSNSFLIEPEDRLIPVSEKLQLSRPEYYLGHQWVDVKINHVRAAMREAYVNKEKREKVARQAAYDMHTKYSPQRIGTMIKHLILSIY; from the coding sequence ATGGGTCCTGTATTTGACATGAGTGGTTACGGGAATGTGTCTCGAAATTATATTAAGGCTTTGGAATCTGCGGGCATCCCTGTTTTTATTCATTCGACTGGAGGGAATCATGCACAGATCAGTCATGAAACGAGGCAATGGTTGCAGCAGGTTTCTACTACCGAATTAGGAGATCGGGTCATTTTTGTTCGACATGGACTCCCTGAATTATTCGATCAACATATCCCTGTCCCTAATGTCGTGAGGAACGTTGGAATCACATTGTTCGAGACCGATCGAATTCCGGCGAGTTGGGTTGCTCTTTGCAACAAAATGGATGAAATATGGGTACCTAGCCAATTCAATCACAAGACATTTGCGCAAAGCGGTGTGTTACCTTACAAGTTGAAGGTTGTTCCCTACGCGATTGACATTTCTGTCTTTGATCCTGAAAGATCGTATCTCAAGTATCATATTCCTGGAATTATGCCATCGTTTGTTTTTACTTACATTTTTGGATTTGATTTTCGCAAAGGATATGATTTATTGATTCAAGCATTCTGCGAAGAATTTGCACCCTATGAAAATGTGATGCTAATCCTAAAAGTATATATACACAGCAACCATTCATCAGAATATGTCATGGCTGAAATAGCTTCCAATATTCCTCCAGAGCGATATCAAAAGCAGATTATCATTGTGCTCGAGTCACAAAGTCATGATCAATTAATCAGTTTGTATCGCAGCACAGATGTATATATATCGATGGATCGTGCAAGCGGTTGGGGGATGCCGGTGATGGAGGCGATGGCTCTCGGTATTCCTACCATTGCCATACGTTGGGGAGGGGCTGTTGAATTTATGAATGACAGCAATAGCTTCCTCATCGAGCCTGAGGATCGGCTCATTCCGGTATCGGAGAAGCTGCAATTATCAAGGCCAGAATACTACCTTGGACATCAGTGGGTCGATGTGAAAATTAATCATGTTCGGGCAGCCATGAGAGAGGCTTATGTAAACAAGGAGAAAAGAGAAAAAGTCGCTAGGCAAGCTGCCTACGACATGCATACGAAATATTCGCCTCAAAGGATCGGCACGATGATCAAACATCTTATATTGTCTATCTATTAA
- a CDS encoding glycosyltransferase family 2 protein yields the protein MKYLLGIGYVNRPDLLYRAVQSIEPHWHNTIIIDNSEELELRTHSFPTMIRVIEPPVPLSFSQTMNLMYQKAITETYEVILFMHNDAEIDAIVSTTFLPYVQNLILTKQNWGAVLTSNASPPFIAFNVEAMRLVGEWDITFPRYFADQDYYWRLTLAGYPVMKTNHIVTHHNGGGTTFKSDPQLARLHNVTFPLYERYYVAKWGGKPHQELYTKPFNR from the coding sequence ATGAAATATTTGCTGGGAATTGGGTATGTCAACCGACCTGATTTACTATACCGTGCCGTTCAAAGCATTGAACCCCATTGGCATAACACGATCATTATTGATAACTCGGAAGAACTAGAACTGCGTACGCATTCCTTTCCGACAATGATCAGAGTCATAGAACCCCCTGTCCCTCTTAGCTTCAGTCAAACGATGAACTTGATGTATCAAAAAGCGATTACTGAAACCTATGAGGTCATCCTTTTTATGCATAACGATGCTGAAATCGACGCAATCGTATCTACAACATTCCTGCCTTATGTACAAAATCTAATTCTTACAAAACAGAACTGGGGGGCAGTCCTCACATCGAATGCGTCGCCTCCTTTTATCGCATTCAATGTAGAAGCCATGCGATTGGTCGGTGAATGGGACATTACTTTTCCTCGATATTTCGCGGATCAAGATTATTATTGGAGATTGACGCTCGCAGGATATCCCGTCATGAAGACGAATCATATCGTCACACATCATAACGGTGGAGGAACGACGTTTAAATCGGACCCGCAGCTGGCGCGATTGCACAATGTTACATTTCCACTATATGAGCGTTACTATGTAGCTAAATGGGGCGGTAAACCCCATCAGGAATTATATACAAAGCCTTTTAATAGATAG
- a CDS encoding glycosyltransferase family 2 protein produces the protein MKYLVGFIYKNRSDLLETALHSIRPWWENVIIINGSNDRTLRLPLDIHVHVYTPSTPLTFSQSMNYLIKLAEEQSCETVLYMHTDAEAHPNTTHSFLDAVQELLRTKRRWGVAYTSEFTIFALNMIAVKEIGLWDPILQVYHSDMDYFYRMRLRGFEMVPIPLPITHHNGGNSTIKSDPELMFLAMASGIICTGYYEAKWGGIPNQELFITPFNLSD, from the coding sequence TTGAAATACTTGGTAGGTTTTATTTATAAAAATAGATCCGATTTACTCGAAACAGCGCTTCATAGCATTCGCCCCTGGTGGGAAAACGTTATAATCATCAATGGCTCTAATGATCGAACCCTTCGCCTGCCATTAGACATACATGTACATGTTTATACCCCTTCAACGCCGCTTACGTTTTCGCAATCCATGAACTATCTCATCAAGCTTGCAGAAGAGCAATCATGCGAGACCGTATTATATATGCACACCGATGCCGAGGCTCATCCAAATACGACTCATTCATTTTTAGATGCGGTTCAAGAGCTATTACGCACGAAGAGGCGATGGGGTGTGGCTTATACATCCGAATTCACCATATTTGCATTAAATATGATCGCGGTTAAAGAAATTGGGTTATGGGACCCCATCCTGCAAGTTTATCATAGCGACATGGACTATTTTTATCGAATGAGGCTGAGAGGCTTTGAAATGGTGCCGATCCCTTTACCAATCACACACCACAATGGCGGCAATTCCACCATTAAATCGGATCCAGAACTTATGTTTCTGGCGATGGCTAGTGGTATCATCTGCACCGGGTATTATGAAGCGAAATGGGGAGGAATTCCAAATCAGGAGTTATTCATAACTCCTTTTAATCTATCGGATTAG
- a CDS encoding glycosyltransferase family 2 protein, with amino-acid sequence MKYIVVIPWRNDIQLLQQAIHSIPSYWKYTVIIDNSPERNLQHVRNSFPPGVQIYEPPIPLTFTQSMNYMLRLAKKLYCDIAIYMQHDAEAHLETPDFFLSILEQLIHSKTRWGIAFTNGDTLAAINMAAVETVGLWDTTFPLYYSDCDYFYRMRLANYELIWTHLPVIHHNGGSSTIKSDSYLTAWNKATWPIYSQLFRLKWGGEPWKETFITPFNA; translated from the coding sequence ATGAAATACATTGTCGTCATTCCATGGAGAAATGATATTCAATTGCTACAACAAGCGATTCATAGTATTCCTTCGTATTGGAAGTATACCGTGATCATTGACAACTCACCGGAAAGAAATCTCCAACACGTAAGGAATTCCTTTCCCCCCGGTGTACAAATATATGAACCTCCCATCCCATTAACTTTTACCCAATCTATGAACTACATGCTGCGGTTAGCTAAAAAACTATATTGCGATATAGCAATATACATGCAACATGATGCGGAAGCGCATTTAGAGACGCCTGACTTCTTCCTATCCATACTTGAACAATTGATTCACAGTAAAACCCGGTGGGGAATTGCTTTCACCAACGGAGATACGCTTGCAGCCATTAACATGGCAGCTGTGGAGACTGTAGGATTATGGGATACTACGTTTCCGCTATACTATTCTGACTGCGATTATTTCTATCGAATGAGGCTTGCGAATTATGAATTGATTTGGACACATCTCCCGGTTATTCACCATAATGGCGGAAGCTCTACGATAAAATCCGATTCCTATCTTACAGCTTGGAATAAAGCAACATGGCCGATCTATAGTCAACTATTTAGGTTGAAGTGGGGAGGAGAACCCTGGAAGGAGACATTTATAACTCCTTTCAATGCATAG
- a CDS encoding class I SAM-dependent methyltransferase, translated as MSQRVCRFCSSSELHSFVDLGLTPLSNSFVHESNLDKYEVFYPLHTYVCQACFLVQLEQYESPKEIFSQYAYYSSYSDSWLQHIKEYTTRMISALRLDQQSSVIEIASNDGYLLQYFLENEIPVLGIEPAQNVAAKAMEKGIPTVTEFFGTELARQLRNRGYAADLLIGNNVLAHVPNLNDFVAGLKILLHEQGVVTMEFPHMLRLMLGNQFDTIYHEHFSYFSLQTVRNIFAQFDLEIYDVEELPTHGGSLRIYAKHQEDVSKLVTSRIEHIVEQERIAELNLLSTYRNFSRKVTQLKRDILHFLIQQKNTGKTIVGYGAAAKGNTLINSCGISKDFLAYVTDKNPYKQGLYLPGSRIPVFPPDMIKETKPDYVLILPWNIADEIMAQTEYIRAWGGQWIVPIPEVKVIS; from the coding sequence ATGAGTCAGCGGGTATGTCGTTTCTGTTCAAGTTCGGAGTTGCATAGTTTTGTCGATCTTGGGTTAACACCGTTATCCAATTCATTTGTACATGAGTCAAATTTGGACAAATATGAGGTGTTCTATCCGCTCCATACGTATGTCTGTCAAGCTTGTTTCTTAGTTCAACTCGAACAATATGAGTCTCCCAAAGAGATTTTCTCGCAATATGCCTATTACAGTTCGTATTCGGATAGTTGGTTACAACACATCAAAGAATATACGACTCGAATGATATCGGCTTTGCGGTTAGACCAACAATCCAGTGTTATCGAGATTGCAAGCAATGACGGTTATCTATTGCAATATTTCTTGGAAAATGAAATCCCCGTTCTAGGAATCGAGCCTGCCCAAAATGTTGCTGCAAAAGCAATGGAGAAAGGCATACCTACGGTTACTGAGTTTTTTGGAACCGAACTCGCGCGTCAATTGCGGAATCGTGGCTATGCTGCCGACTTGTTAATAGGAAATAATGTGCTTGCGCATGTGCCGAATTTAAATGACTTTGTTGCAGGGCTGAAAATTCTCCTTCACGAACAAGGTGTAGTAACAATGGAATTCCCGCATATGCTGCGGTTAATGCTAGGGAACCAATTTGATACGATCTACCATGAGCATTTTTCATATTTTTCACTCCAGACAGTTCGCAATATATTTGCACAGTTTGATCTTGAAATCTATGATGTCGAAGAGCTGCCAACGCATGGGGGATCATTAAGAATTTATGCCAAACATCAGGAAGACGTATCGAAACTTGTTACAAGCCGCATAGAACACATCGTAGAGCAAGAACGGATCGCTGAGCTTAATTTACTTTCCACATACCGTAATTTTTCACGCAAAGTAACCCAACTCAAACGGGATATTCTTCATTTTCTCATTCAACAAAAAAATACTGGAAAAACGATCGTTGGATACGGTGCTGCTGCCAAAGGAAATACATTGATTAACAGCTGCGGCATCAGTAAAGACTTCTTGGCATATGTCACGGATAAGAATCCTTACAAACAAGGGCTCTACCTGCCGGGCTCCCGTATCCCTGTATTTCCTCCAGACATGATAAAAGAAACAAAACCGGATTATGTCCTGATCCTGCCATGGAATATTGCGGATGAGATTATGGCGCAGACGGAATACATTCGAGCATGGGGCGGCCAATGGATTGTCCCGATTCCAGAAGTGAAGGTCATATCATGA
- the rfbC gene encoding dTDP-4-dehydrorhamnose 3,5-epimerase, producing the protein MIFRETPFIGLYLIELEHIEDERGYFARTFCSEEFSMRGLNPDIIQCNLSYNRKRGTIRGMHYQLSPHEEAKLVRCIRGAVYDVVIDLRPASATYGEWYAIELNEQNRKMLYIPEGFAHGFQSLQDDTEVFYQMSRSYAAEAASGIRWNDPSFQITWPLPCTVISIKDQNYSDYAL; encoded by the coding sequence ATGATTTTCCGGGAAACGCCTTTCATAGGCTTATATCTCATAGAATTAGAGCACATTGAAGATGAAAGAGGATACTTTGCAAGAACGTTCTGCAGCGAAGAATTTAGCATGCGAGGACTTAACCCCGATATCATACAGTGTAATTTGTCCTACAATCGTAAGCGTGGGACCATTCGGGGGATGCATTATCAGTTGTCCCCTCATGAGGAAGCTAAATTAGTTCGTTGTATTCGCGGAGCGGTCTATGACGTTGTCATTGATTTACGTCCGGCATCAGCTACTTACGGGGAGTGGTACGCCATAGAACTGAACGAGCAAAATCGCAAGATGCTATATATTCCTGAGGGGTTTGCGCATGGATTTCAATCTTTGCAAGATGATACGGAGGTGTTCTACCAGATGAGCCGTTCATATGCTGCTGAAGCAGCTTCCGGGATTCGATGGAATGATCCTTCTTTTCAGATAACATGGCCGCTACCCTGCACAGTGATTTCGATTAAAGATCAGAATTATTCGGATTATGCGCTATGA